From [Clostridium] symbiosum, a single genomic window includes:
- a CDS encoding amidohydrolase, whose product MTVKENAWSAIDQKKEWICSISDAIWEHPETSFEEHFAAGILCQALEKEGFEVQRGLAGMETAFSGRFGSGAPVIGILGEYDALSGMSQKADIFHHEAIAPGGNGHGCGHNLLGAGSLAAAIAVKHFLTETNTPGTVIYYGCPGEEGGAGKAFMARDGIFDELDIALSWHPGDVNAATAVSCLANQEVLYRFHGTSSHAAASPHLGRSALDAVTLFNTGVQFLREHIIPEARVHYAVTNTGGFSPNVVQSEAEAVYLIRAPKISQVKEIAARVDDVAKGAALMTGTSVDIQFVKACANIVPNRTLSSVLAANLQEVPANRYTEEELAYAAAIQSTLPVKDSLIAISEKLGPNVRAFVKPYIGEPIHSFAVPDLPVTMTLPSSTDVGDVSFICPTGQIQAATMCCGTPAHSWQRTAQGKSSIAHKGLIYAGKVMAGGAIDLYLTPDTVKEARREWGEQLNGERYQPIPKEVLPSAVHKFQSE is encoded by the coding sequence ATGACGGTAAAAGAAAACGCTTGGTCGGCTATCGACCAAAAAAAAGAATGGATTTGCAGCATTTCCGATGCAATCTGGGAGCATCCGGAAACATCCTTTGAAGAACATTTTGCAGCCGGTATTTTATGTCAGGCACTGGAGAAGGAAGGTTTTGAAGTACAACGCGGACTGGCGGGCATGGAAACTGCTTTCTCGGGCCGCTTTGGAAGCGGCGCTCCGGTAATCGGAATTCTTGGGGAATACGACGCCCTCTCGGGAATGAGCCAGAAAGCCGATATTTTTCACCATGAGGCGATAGCACCGGGAGGAAACGGCCACGGCTGCGGCCATAACCTTCTCGGGGCCGGTTCCCTGGCCGCCGCCATTGCGGTAAAACACTTTCTTACGGAGACAAACACTCCCGGCACCGTAATTTACTACGGCTGCCCCGGTGAAGAAGGCGGAGCCGGAAAGGCATTTATGGCGCGTGACGGAATCTTCGATGAACTGGACATCGCCCTGTCCTGGCATCCTGGCGATGTCAATGCCGCAACTGCCGTCAGCTGCCTGGCAAACCAGGAGGTGCTCTACCGTTTCCACGGGACCAGTTCCCACGCCGCAGCCTCCCCGCATCTGGGCCGCAGCGCGCTGGATGCCGTAACCCTCTTTAACACGGGTGTCCAGTTCCTCCGGGAACACATTATCCCGGAGGCAAGGGTACACTATGCCGTGACCAATACAGGGGGTTTTTCGCCGAATGTCGTTCAGTCCGAGGCCGAGGCCGTCTACCTGATACGCGCCCCAAAAATCAGCCAGGTAAAGGAGATTGCAGCGCGCGTGGACGATGTGGCAAAGGGCGCCGCCCTGATGACCGGAACCAGTGTGGATATCCAATTTGTAAAGGCATGCGCCAACATTGTACCGAACAGAACCCTGTCAAGCGTCCTTGCCGCCAACCTGCAGGAAGTTCCGGCCAACCGCTATACGGAGGAAGAATTGGCTTATGCGGCAGCCATCCAATCCACGCTCCCCGTAAAAGACAGCCTCATAGCCATCTCTGAAAAGCTTGGTCCAAACGTCCGGGCATTTGTTAAACCCTATATCGGAGAACCAATCCACTCTTTTGCCGTACCGGATCTGCCCGTCACGATGACACTCCCATCCTCCACGGATGTCGGGGATGTAAGTTTTATCTGTCCAACCGGACAGATCCAGGCCGCCACGATGTGCTGCGGCACCCCCGCCCATTCCTGGCAGCGCACCGCACAGGGAAAAAGCTCCATCGCGCACAAAGGTCTGATTTATGCCGGGAAAGTCATGGCCGGAGGGGCAATCGACCTGTATCTCACCCCCGATACAGTCAAAGAGGCACGAAGAGAATGGGGAGAACAGTTAAACGGCGAACGTTATCAGCCAATCCCCAAAGAGGTGTTGCCCTCCGCTGTTCATAAATTCCAGTCTGAATAG
- a CDS encoding sodium/glutamate symporter, whose product MTYQSMLELLKSICLLSALLLAGAWLRARIPLFRKLFLPASVIGGFIGLLLGPRILGNFSLLPVSEEWLDAWTALPSILVIPIFAATPLGMFSSKNRKAKSSSAAGSTVQQTGNKSKAKPVKKGMIALAAFFATGAVIKVVTSLQEVVGLGTNVIYSAVRPDSGLYKTFGYELARGFAGGHGSAGMVGSLLQGYGFDYWETAQGVTTTTATIGLIAGMIIGIITINVASRKGYTAILKKPSEIPEAMSRGYESDIGRQESIGRETMMSSSIDTITIHLAVLLLACGIGFIVQGIVDPGDNLPVWFFCMAGMYPVDWAISKLGLGWLIDTKVKARIIGSMSDFAIAAAIASIPVKTLSDYAGPLFAMVIAGLAVTFVSTFIIFKWLFPTRHPFEHSIMMWGLETGVLINGMMLLKICDPEYETTALNDVSLGMSLFNLISLPLTLIIYYSLKNGTRMQIFLTVTAVLIVSVILLLLFRGLYKRSEKMQDAPEGQTGIVCKNANAAV is encoded by the coding sequence GTGACTTATCAAAGTATGCTTGAACTTCTCAAAAGTATCTGCCTCCTGTCGGCGCTTCTGCTGGCAGGCGCCTGGCTGAGGGCCAGAATCCCTCTGTTCCGGAAATTATTTCTTCCGGCGTCGGTAATCGGAGGTTTCATCGGATTGCTGCTCGGCCCCAGGATACTGGGAAACTTTTCCCTGCTCCCGGTCAGTGAAGAATGGCTGGACGCCTGGACCGCACTTCCCAGCATTCTCGTCATTCCCATTTTCGCGGCAACTCCGCTGGGGATGTTTTCTTCCAAAAACAGGAAGGCAAAATCGTCCTCTGCTGCCGGCTCCACCGTACAGCAAACCGGAAATAAATCAAAAGCAAAACCGGTTAAAAAAGGCATGATTGCTCTGGCCGCTTTTTTTGCCACCGGCGCCGTGATCAAGGTTGTAACCTCCCTGCAGGAAGTGGTCGGCCTCGGCACCAATGTAATCTACTCCGCCGTCAGACCGGACTCCGGGCTTTATAAGACCTTCGGCTATGAACTGGCCCGCGGTTTTGCCGGAGGCCATGGCTCCGCCGGAATGGTAGGCAGTCTGCTGCAGGGATACGGATTTGACTACTGGGAAACGGCCCAGGGCGTTACCACCACAACCGCCACCATCGGCCTGATCGCCGGAATGATCATCGGCATTATCACAATCAATGTAGCTTCGCGAAAAGGATATACGGCGATTCTAAAAAAGCCGTCTGAAATCCCGGAAGCCATGTCCCGGGGATATGAGTCCGATATCGGCCGCCAGGAATCCATCGGCCGCGAAACGATGATGAGTTCCTCCATCGACACCATCACCATCCATCTGGCGGTCCTGCTCCTGGCCTGCGGCATCGGCTTTATCGTCCAGGGAATTGTCGATCCGGGTGACAATCTTCCCGTATGGTTTTTCTGCATGGCCGGCATGTATCCGGTGGACTGGGCCATCTCGAAGCTGGGTCTTGGCTGGTTGATTGACACAAAAGTAAAGGCGCGCATCATCGGTTCCATGAGCGATTTTGCCATTGCCGCCGCCATTGCCAGCATTCCTGTTAAAACGCTCTCCGACTATGCCGGACCTCTGTTCGCAATGGTAATTGCCGGGCTCGCCGTCACCTTTGTCTCAACCTTTATCATTTTCAAATGGCTCTTTCCAACCCGCCACCCCTTTGAGCATTCCATAATGATGTGGGGCCTGGAAACGGGTGTGCTCATTAACGGCATGATGCTGCTTAAAATCTGTGATCCCGAGTATGAGACAACGGCACTCAACGACGTCAGCCTGGGAATGTCCCTGTTTAACCTGATTTCCCTGCCGCTGACACTCATCATTTACTATTCATTGAAGAACGGGACGCGCATGCAGATTTTCCTCACCGTAACGGCTGTTCTGATCGTTTCCGTCATACTGCTGCTTCTGTTCCGCGGTCTGTATAAGCGCTCCGAAAAAATGCAGGATGCGCCGGAAGGGCAGACGGGGATTGTATGTAAAAATGCAAATGCGGCGGTATGA
- a CDS encoding LysR family transcriptional regulator, with product MNTQQLKIILTVAETASISRAARELFLSQPTVSNSIMAVENEVGFQIFERTNRGISVTDRGRQMLRHASVVAEQMEAIGRISEEEIVRRFRLIAPSSLRIERAFARFCRKYCRSEKLQFSMYAEGIGEAVDSLYQGKADMAIAFCPIGTVETLSGQMRQKDVLYTYLGRQPFVITAAKDHPMNQEELTPETLSKYACIRYRNSIRVESFIPETMRVAIGTDRVIRVESRELRMKLASQGVGFLAGTPIDPAELEAYGLVSRPAYGLSGEMGYMVPKARQKEPLVKEFLQLLLEELRTIDGFQENAELKV from the coding sequence ATGAATACGCAGCAGCTTAAAATTATTCTCACGGTGGCGGAGACCGCCTCCATTTCCAGGGCGGCCAGGGAACTGTTCCTGTCACAGCCCACGGTGAGCAATTCAATTATGGCCGTGGAAAACGAGGTGGGGTTTCAGATATTCGAACGGACAAACAGGGGGATTTCGGTGACGGACAGGGGCAGGCAGATGCTGCGCCATGCGTCGGTGGTGGCGGAGCAGATGGAGGCCATCGGAAGAATTTCAGAGGAAGAGATCGTCAGACGTTTCCGCCTTATTGCGCCAAGCAGCCTGAGAATCGAGAGGGCGTTTGCACGCTTCTGCCGGAAATACTGCCGGTCGGAGAAATTACAGTTTTCCATGTATGCCGAGGGAATCGGCGAGGCGGTTGATTCCCTGTACCAGGGGAAGGCAGATATGGCCATTGCCTTTTGCCCCATCGGCACCGTGGAGACGCTGTCGGGGCAGATGCGCCAAAAGGATGTACTCTACACCTATCTTGGCAGACAGCCGTTTGTGATAACGGCGGCAAAGGATCACCCGATGAATCAGGAGGAACTGACGCCGGAGACACTTTCAAAATACGCGTGCATCAGATACAGAAATTCCATCAGGGTCGAAAGTTTTATCCCGGAGACCATGCGCGTCGCGATAGGAACCGATCGCGTAATCCGTGTGGAATCCAGGGAACTCAGGATGAAACTGGCTTCCCAGGGCGTAGGTTTTCTGGCCGGGACGCCCATCGATCCGGCGGAGCTTGAAGCGTACGGCCTGGTCAGCCGCCCTGCCTATGGACTGAGCGGTGAAATGGGGTACATGGTGCCGAAAGCCAGGCAGAAGGAGCCGCTGGTAAAGGAATTTCTCCAACTACTCCTGGAGGAACTCCGGACGATTGACGGGTTCCAGGAAAATGCGGAGCTGAAGGTTTAA
- a CDS encoding 4Fe-4S double cluster binding domain-containing protein, producing MNSELERELEEMLRQKGAALVGFADMTEATSGEWTSGVSIAVTIPKEIVRSIGDGPNEKYLKTYYELNAKLDELAVACKEYLQEKGYQALAQTVDSVKEFGNYRTWLPHKTVATCAGIGWIGKNALLVTKEYGSAVRITSVVTDAPLKTGKAIRESQCAGCMVCTNACPAGAVSGKLWNSGLDRDEFVDIEACRSKGRGMVKERLGKELTLCGICIAACPYTKRYLGRNI from the coding sequence ATGAACAGTGAGTTGGAACGGGAACTGGAAGAAATGCTGCGGCAAAAAGGAGCCGCACTTGTCGGTTTTGCCGATATGACGGAGGCAACGTCCGGAGAGTGGACGTCCGGCGTTTCCATTGCAGTGACGATACCAAAGGAGATTGTACGGTCGATAGGCGACGGGCCGAATGAGAAGTATTTGAAAACATATTATGAATTGAATGCGAAGCTGGATGAGCTGGCGGTTGCCTGTAAGGAGTATCTGCAGGAAAAAGGATATCAGGCGCTGGCCCAGACCGTGGATTCCGTCAAGGAATTTGGGAATTACCGCACCTGGCTGCCGCATAAGACGGTTGCCACCTGTGCCGGAATCGGATGGATCGGGAAAAATGCACTGCTGGTGACAAAGGAGTACGGTTCTGCGGTCAGGATTACGTCGGTCGTCACGGATGCTCCCCTCAAAACGGGAAAAGCAATCAGGGAGTCGCAGTGCGCAGGCTGCATGGTGTGCACAAATGCCTGTCCTGCGGGCGCTGTCAGCGGAAAACTGTGGAACAGCGGGCTGGACCGCGATGAATTTGTGGATATCGAGGCATGCAGGAGTAAAGGGCGTGGGATGGTGAAGGAAAGACTGGGAAAGGAACTGACCTTATGCGGCATCTGTATTGCCGCCTG